In the genome of Pelobacter seleniigenes DSM 18267, one region contains:
- a CDS encoding enolase C-terminal domain-like protein, with the protein MNLKETLPLITEMQVIPVAGYDSMLLSLSGAHGPFFTRNIVILKDSSGNTGLGEVHGGEAITKSLEEARPYVVGQKISSYRSVIKKLADKHNLATKGSEGLQNLSLAKLADVVHAETAIECAMLDLWGQFLGVPVCDLLGDGKQRDEVVVLGYLFYQEDKRKTDLPYIDESDSTNPWFKIRRNPFMTPEAIVEQAQALKEVYGFKDFKLKGGVLDGAEEMKAIDLLVKTFPDARINIDPNGAWKLDEAVALCNGRGLTYAEDPCGTEAGYSGRETMAEFKMRTGIPTATNMIATDWKQFYHAICAKSIDIVLADPHFWTMSGSVRIAQVLNDWGLTWGSHSNNHFDISLAIFTQCAAAAPGNITAMDTHWIWQDGQHLTNNPYQIVDGKIQVSDTPGLGLELNMDAVMKAHEVYKKLPAGARNDATSMQYLIPDWKFDSKKPCLVR; encoded by the coding sequence ATGAACCTCAAAGAAACACTCCCCCTGATTACTGAAATGCAAGTCATTCCGGTCGCGGGGTATGACAGCATGCTTTTATCCCTGAGCGGGGCGCATGGGCCTTTTTTCACCAGGAATATTGTGATCCTCAAAGACTCTTCAGGAAACACGGGTCTGGGTGAGGTTCATGGGGGTGAAGCAATCACCAAATCTCTTGAAGAGGCCAGACCCTATGTGGTCGGGCAGAAGATCAGCTCCTATCGCTCGGTCATCAAAAAGCTTGCTGATAAGCACAATCTGGCCACCAAGGGGAGCGAAGGACTGCAGAATCTCTCCCTGGCCAAACTGGCCGATGTCGTTCATGCGGAGACGGCAATCGAGTGCGCCATGCTGGATCTCTGGGGGCAGTTTCTCGGTGTCCCGGTCTGTGATCTGCTCGGCGACGGCAAGCAGCGAGATGAAGTCGTGGTGCTGGGTTATCTTTTTTATCAGGAAGATAAAAGAAAAACCGATCTGCCCTATATTGATGAGAGCGACAGCACCAACCCCTGGTTCAAAATTCGCCGCAATCCCTTTATGACGCCCGAAGCCATTGTCGAGCAGGCGCAAGCTTTGAAAGAGGTCTATGGATTCAAAGACTTCAAACTCAAAGGTGGTGTTCTGGACGGGGCTGAAGAGATGAAGGCCATCGATTTGTTGGTCAAGACCTTTCCGGATGCGCGGATCAATATCGATCCGAACGGGGCTTGGAAGCTTGATGAAGCGGTTGCCCTCTGTAACGGTCGCGGTTTAACCTATGCTGAAGACCCCTGTGGCACTGAAGCAGGTTATTCCGGCCGCGAAACCATGGCCGAATTCAAGATGCGCACCGGCATTCCGACTGCGACCAATATGATCGCAACCGACTGGAAGCAGTTCTATCATGCCATCTGTGCCAAATCGATTGACATCGTGCTCGCGGATCCTCACTTCTGGACCATGTCCGGGTCGGTACGGATTGCCCAGGTTCTCAATGACTGGGGTTTGACCTGGGGGTCGCATTCCAATAACCATTTTGACATTTCTCTGGCGATCTTTACCCAGTGCGCAGCCGCCGCTCCCGGAAATATCACCGCCATGGATACTCACTGGATCTGGCAGGACGGTCAGCATTTGACCAATAATCCTTATCAGATTGTCGATGGGAAAATTCAGGTCAGCGATACTCCCGGGCTTGGGCTTGAGCTGAATATGGACGCAGTTATGAAAGCTCATGAGGTCTATAAAAAACTTCCTGCCGGGGCCCGAAACGACGCGACCAGCATGCAGTATCTTATTCCCGATTGGAAATTCGACAGTAAGAAACCCTGCCTGGTGCGCTGA
- a CDS encoding tripartite tricarboxylate transporter permease encodes MIFVGVMVGIVFGALPGLTTVAGLSMFLPVTYVMSSHVGLAMLTAIYIGGISGGLISAILLNMPGTPASIATTFDGAPMARNGEAGKALGVAVFASLIGTMLGVAVMIFAAPMLAILTLKFGPWEYFSVTFFALTLIASLTEKSVVKGLLSAMFGMMIATVGLSPTDGTPRFTFGSLQLSSGFHLLVVLVGLYAIREVLLAASAKEQEVKVLEYKMKGLGFGLRDLKGNWFNLLRSSLLGLGIGILPGIGGSTSNIIAYSMAKNASKHPEKYGTGIPDGIIASESSNNASIGGAMIPLLTLGIPGDGATAILLGGFMLHGMQPGPLLFQQNGPVVYSVFAAMVLGTIFMALLMWSGMRMFVKILKVPNHILIPLIVVLCSIGAYALSNRVFDMWGLLLFGFIGLMMQRFGIPAPPFILGFILEGSLELNLRRGLEYSNGNWLDVFTHPISAMFLLLTLLSLVMTFFNNHRAAKKELAQGVKIS; translated from the coding sequence ATGATTTTCGTCGGGGTTATGGTCGGAATCGTCTTCGGCGCTCTTCCCGGCCTTACCACCGTCGCCGGTCTTTCCATGTTCCTGCCGGTGACCTATGTCATGTCCAGCCATGTTGGCTTGGCGATGCTCACCGCGATCTACATCGGCGGTATCTCCGGCGGCCTGATCTCCGCGATTCTCCTGAATATGCCCGGGACGCCGGCGTCCATTGCGACAACCTTCGACGGTGCGCCGATGGCACGTAATGGTGAGGCTGGAAAAGCCCTCGGTGTCGCTGTATTCGCCTCCCTGATCGGTACGATGCTTGGTGTTGCCGTGATGATTTTTGCTGCACCGATGCTGGCAATACTCACCTTGAAATTCGGTCCCTGGGAATATTTTTCGGTCACCTTCTTTGCCCTGACTCTGATTGCCTCACTGACTGAAAAATCCGTCGTTAAAGGTCTGTTGAGTGCAATGTTCGGCATGATGATCGCCACCGTCGGGCTCTCTCCGACCGATGGTACCCCAAGGTTCACTTTCGGATCTCTTCAACTGTCGAGCGGTTTCCATTTGCTTGTTGTTCTGGTCGGTCTTTATGCCATCAGGGAAGTTCTCCTGGCGGCATCTGCAAAAGAACAAGAAGTTAAGGTGCTGGAATATAAAATGAAAGGCCTCGGTTTCGGGCTGCGCGATCTGAAAGGGAACTGGTTCAATCTGCTCAGAAGTTCCCTACTCGGTCTCGGTATCGGTATTCTTCCCGGAATCGGTGGTTCCACAAGTAACATCATCGCCTATTCGATGGCAAAGAACGCCAGTAAGCATCCGGAAAAATACGGTACCGGAATTCCTGATGGCATTATTGCTTCGGAATCCAGCAACAATGCTTCTATTGGTGGCGCCATGATTCCGCTCCTGACCCTTGGTATCCCCGGAGACGGTGCAACCGCAATTCTGCTCGGTGGATTCATGCTTCACGGGATGCAGCCAGGGCCGCTGCTTTTCCAGCAGAATGGTCCGGTTGTCTACAGCGTCTTTGCGGCCATGGTGTTGGGAACCATCTTTATGGCTCTGTTGATGTGGTCGGGGATGAGAATGTTCGTCAAAATTCTCAAGGTTCCCAATCATATTCTGATTCCACTCATTGTCGTCCTTTGTTCCATTGGTGCTTACGCCCTCAGTAATCGTGTCTTTGATATGTGGGGCCTGCTGCTGTTTGGCTTCATCGGCCTGATGATGCAACGCTTCGGCATCCCGGCACCACCGTTTATCCTTGGCTTCATCCTTGAGGGTTCTCTGGAACTGAACCTGCGGCGGGGCCTTGAATACTCAAACGGAAACTGGCTGGATGTCTTCACTCATCCTATCAGCGCCATGTTTCTGCTCCTCACATTGCTGTCCCTGGTTATGACTTTTTTCAATAATCATCGGGCTGCCAAAAAAGAACTTGCTCAAGGAGTTAAAATTTCATGA
- a CDS encoding IclR family transcriptional regulator, which translates to MTTKKSPATEITDAKKLDRKSTVGSLAKGFKVLEAFSVGYEQMTISDVSKVTGLDAGTVFRNLNTLVDLGYLKKDADAKLFRLTFKVLDLGFHAIGRSDVRDLVLPILRGLVAHVGEAASFGVLEGADILYLERVRGGVARLGVDIRVGTRVPAYTSTIGQALLAFLPARDQDIVLHQLKTQSDVGVVDIPEAEILSSLKQIKKDGYALRASYFNSSLHVLAVPVLDRDGYPLASISVVAPSVRVSQDDMLAMALEPARTAAAEISKAVRASGSVSSVLTKT; encoded by the coding sequence ATGACAACTAAAAAATCTCCCGCAACTGAAATCACGGATGCAAAAAAACTGGACAGAAAGAGCACAGTAGGCTCCCTCGCAAAAGGCTTCAAAGTGCTCGAAGCTTTTTCCGTCGGATATGAGCAGATGACTATCAGCGATGTCAGTAAGGTGACAGGTCTCGATGCCGGCACGGTATTTCGTAACCTCAATACTCTGGTCGATCTCGGTTATCTGAAGAAGGATGCCGACGCAAAGCTCTTCAGGCTGACTTTTAAGGTTCTTGACCTTGGCTTTCATGCCATCGGGCGCAGTGATGTACGGGATCTGGTTTTACCGATCCTGCGTGGCTTGGTTGCCCATGTTGGAGAAGCTGCCAGTTTCGGGGTTCTGGAAGGTGCGGACATCCTCTACCTGGAACGCGTTCGAGGGGGAGTCGCCCGACTTGGGGTCGACATTCGGGTCGGAACCAGAGTTCCAGCTTACACAAGTACTATCGGCCAAGCATTACTGGCTTTTTTGCCTGCCCGGGACCAGGACATCGTTCTGCATCAACTGAAGACCCAAAGCGATGTCGGAGTTGTGGATATTCCGGAAGCCGAAATTCTGAGTTCACTCAAGCAGATTAAAAAAGACGGGTATGCCTTAAGGGCATCCTATTTTAACAGCAGTTTGCATGTTCTTGCCGTCCCAGTTCTGGATCGGGATGGCTATCCTCTCGCCTCTATCAGCGTTGTGGCTCCCTCGGTTCGCGTCAGTCAGGATGACATGTTGGCTATGGCCCTGGAACCTGCGCGAACCGCCGCTGCAGAGATATCAAAAGCAGTGAGGGCAAGCGGAAGTGTTTCGTCTGTTCTCACAAAAACCTAA
- a CDS encoding tripartite tricarboxylate transporter substrate binding protein, with protein MKKGFIVLFCLVAMAGQAFAADWPSKAINLIVPYGAGGNSDFNARALAKYLPDLIGVPVVVTNVPGSGGTIGAAQVKNAKPDGYTVLVHQLSLNIAEAAGMADYGIKDFELGCVISKSAPEVLVALTKAPFNNIPEMIAYTKQHPGEIKFTANTGATTMWTAIGLLKAGAKLNVVSSGGSGERLQVVLGGHADIVPLNYNMIEPYVNDGTLKILGSVSDSRSELIPDVKTLREVGVNVGYDYMNTLIFPKGTDPQKVEKLCGAAGEIINNNQSYRAEMKANYQPPTWMNVKDTNAHWYKQRDELMAIKDTLQGK; from the coding sequence ATGAAGAAGGGATTCATCGTTCTTTTTTGTCTGGTCGCCATGGCCGGACAGGCATTTGCTGCTGATTGGCCGAGCAAGGCTATTAACCTGATCGTTCCTTATGGTGCTGGTGGTAACTCGGACTTTAATGCCCGTGCCTTGGCAAAGTATCTACCTGATCTTATCGGCGTTCCCGTTGTGGTGACCAACGTTCCCGGAAGTGGTGGAACTATTGGGGCCGCCCAGGTGAAAAATGCAAAGCCTGATGGGTATACCGTTCTGGTTCATCAGCTTTCACTCAATATCGCTGAAGCAGCCGGTATGGCTGATTACGGTATTAAGGATTTCGAGCTTGGTTGCGTTATTTCGAAGTCTGCTCCTGAAGTCCTGGTCGCCTTGACTAAAGCTCCGTTTAACAATATCCCGGAAATGATTGCTTACACCAAGCAGCATCCAGGCGAAATCAAGTTTACCGCCAACACCGGTGCAACAACGATGTGGACCGCAATCGGCCTGTTGAAAGCCGGAGCAAAACTGAATGTTGTCTCTTCAGGCGGTTCAGGAGAGCGGCTGCAGGTTGTTCTTGGTGGGCACGCAGATATCGTTCCGCTCAACTACAACATGATCGAACCCTATGTTAATGACGGCACTCTCAAAATTCTGGGCAGCGTTAGCGACAGCAGATCTGAACTGATTCCTGACGTGAAAACCCTTCGTGAAGTCGGCGTAAATGTTGGCTATGACTACATGAACACCCTGATTTTCCCGAAAGGAACCGATCCGCAGAAAGTTGAAAAATTGTGTGGCGCTGCCGGTGAAATCATCAACAACAACCAATCCTACCGTGCAGAGATGAAAGCAAACTATCAGCCCCCGACCTGGATGAATGTCAAAGATACCAATGCCCACTGGTATAAACAACGTGATGAGCTGATGGCCATCAAGGACACCCTCCAGGGTAAGTAA
- a CDS encoding LacI family DNA-binding transcriptional regulator — protein MSRKRKDLSKDGDTANRSEDKQIGSVTLTDVARLAGVGTTTVSRAINQPDQVAPKTLEKVNQAITLTGYVPNLIAGALASRKSHLVAAFIPSIANTVYAETIRYFSRTLRNSGYQVLLGETDYQEEQEESLVRTILSRRPDGIFFIGINHTQACRRQLLVANIPVVETWDMTTTPLDLIVGFSHEAVGKTTADFLLQKGIREFASIWALDSRAQLRRKNFLETLNNHGIDTSLVFDVETPTNFGQGREGLKHLLAAGFKGGAVVCSSDTIAHGVLAEALSQGFRIPEDLAVVGFGDQSFSAFTNPPLTTVRFDRKRIGQCAAEVLLARINGEKVPEPVIDVGFEIIERMTT, from the coding sequence ATGTCTCGAAAGAGAAAAGACCTCAGCAAAGATGGCGACACAGCAAACCGCTCAGAAGACAAGCAGATCGGCAGTGTCACCTTAACTGACGTCGCCAGGCTTGCCGGAGTCGGCACAACCACGGTATCCCGGGCGATCAATCAACCAGATCAGGTCGCACCGAAAACACTGGAAAAGGTCAATCAGGCCATTACCCTCACCGGCTATGTCCCCAATCTGATTGCCGGCGCCCTGGCCTCGCGCAAGAGCCATCTGGTTGCCGCCTTCATTCCGTCCATTGCCAATACCGTCTACGCCGAAACCATCAGGTATTTCAGCCGCACTTTGCGAAATTCCGGTTACCAAGTCCTGCTCGGGGAAACCGACTATCAGGAAGAACAGGAAGAATCCCTGGTCCGCACCATTCTCAGTCGTAGACCGGATGGAATCTTCTTTATCGGTATCAACCACACTCAGGCCTGCCGCCGCCAGCTGCTGGTTGCCAATATCCCGGTCGTAGAAACCTGGGACATGACCACGACCCCTCTGGACCTGATCGTCGGCTTTTCCCACGAAGCGGTCGGCAAAACAACCGCTGACTTTCTGCTGCAGAAGGGCATTCGGGAATTCGCCAGCATCTGGGCCCTGGACAGCCGTGCTCAACTTCGCCGGAAAAACTTTCTTGAAACCCTGAATAATCATGGGATCGATACGTCCCTGGTCTTTGACGTTGAAACCCCAACCAATTTCGGGCAGGGGCGTGAGGGGTTGAAGCATTTGCTGGCAGCAGGATTTAAAGGGGGAGCAGTTGTCTGCAGTTCCGACACCATTGCCCACGGGGTTCTGGCCGAGGCTCTTTCACAGGGCTTTAGAATCCCTGAAGATCTTGCGGTGGTCGGCTTTGGCGACCAATCCTTCTCTGCTTTCACCAATCCTCCCTTGACCACCGTCCGCTTCGATAGAAAACGCATCGGCCAATGCGCCGCCGAAGTGCTGTTGGCACGAATCAATGGCGAAAAGGTGCCCGAACCGGTCATCGATGTCGGTTTCGAGATTATCGAACGGATGACGACCTGA
- a CDS encoding TAXI family TRAP transporter solute-binding subunit: MMQYSGIRLFWLGVILIGSLISAPVQAETLRIGAMPVGSGWYVAAATMEKTLETVLPGMDFEVVARGGGVSNPLVVQQGKAQIAISNVATSLWASKGQLLYNGKPAPDIRALVGGLNPVFIGAIASKSYLEKNGFSTLKDILESGKPVNIMMKPPGSFIPPAVDIVLKAHGTSREKIEADGGKIYQVAPAQMSSMMRDGRVDLYFDSVLRGHPTIQEISLTGGVTFLDLSDEATAALSEYGIRKANIPQWFEAQSGPTVGGDFGTQIIVNKSMSDDDAYKLTKAIVENMAKMAVDYPAWKAFVSEKAGLPENNGIPLHPGAVRYYKEKGWL; encoded by the coding sequence ATGATGCAATACTCAGGAATACGGTTGTTCTGGCTTGGCGTAATTCTTATCGGTAGTTTGATTTCTGCTCCTGTTCAGGCCGAAACTCTTCGCATCGGTGCCATGCCAGTTGGGTCCGGCTGGTATGTTGCTGCGGCAACGATGGAAAAAACTCTGGAAACTGTCCTTCCCGGAATGGACTTTGAGGTCGTCGCTCGTGGCGGCGGGGTTTCCAATCCCCTGGTTGTACAACAGGGTAAGGCCCAGATTGCTATTTCGAACGTGGCGACGTCACTGTGGGCCAGTAAAGGCCAATTGCTCTATAATGGCAAACCTGCCCCAGATATTCGGGCTTTGGTGGGAGGACTCAACCCGGTGTTCATCGGGGCGATTGCCAGCAAATCCTATCTTGAAAAAAATGGCTTTTCCACGCTCAAGGATATCCTTGAATCCGGAAAACCTGTCAACATCATGATGAAACCACCGGGATCATTCATCCCGCCAGCAGTAGATATCGTGCTCAAGGCTCATGGCACCTCCCGCGAAAAAATCGAAGCCGATGGCGGCAAAATTTATCAAGTCGCGCCGGCACAGATGTCATCAATGATGCGTGATGGGCGTGTGGATCTCTATTTTGACAGCGTTCTGCGCGGGCATCCGACGATTCAGGAAATCTCTTTGACCGGCGGCGTGACCTTTCTCGATCTGTCCGATGAAGCGACGGCGGCTCTGTCGGAATACGGCATCAGAAAAGCCAACATCCCGCAATGGTTTGAAGCCCAATCCGGCCCGACCGTTGGTGGCGACTTTGGCACCCAGATTATCGTCAACAAGAGCATGTCTGATGATGATGCGTATAAACTGACCAAGGCCATTGTGGAAAACATGGCTAAGATGGCGGTTGATTATCCTGCGTGGAAAGCCTTTGTTTCAGAAAAGGCGGGTTTGCCCGAAAACAATGGTATCCCCCTGCACCCCGGAGCAGTTCGTTACTACAAGGAAAAAGGATGGCTGTGA
- a CDS encoding dihydrodipicolinate synthase family protein encodes MSNIDLRGLVPAPVTPFTRDGAVDHDAIQRLGAWLGSFEDVKGLVVLGHAGEGTFLTPDEQASVIKSFKESVDGRIPIIAGITLEGTAVACAEAKRAVAAGASAGLLYPSHGWLRFGYQQGAPQDRYRQVFEESGLPLILFQYPDVTKATYNLDTLLEISAQPGVFAMKNGVRNMRRWDVEIPIIRRERPDLQILTCHDEYLLHTMFDVDGALVGYGGLAPEPLIELIKAGKAKDYKKAREIHDQLMPVTRSVYHRGSHMEGTVALKWGLVARGILEHATVRPPLLPLCEGADKEIADALRSAGLVK; translated from the coding sequence ATGAGCAACATCGATTTAAGAGGTCTTGTCCCCGCGCCGGTGACCCCCTTTACCCGTGATGGTGCCGTTGATCACGATGCAATTCAACGCCTGGGTGCCTGGTTGGGCAGCTTTGAGGATGTCAAGGGGCTGGTTGTTCTTGGTCACGCCGGCGAGGGAACCTTCTTGACACCCGACGAACAGGCTTCTGTCATCAAGAGTTTCAAAGAGTCCGTTGACGGCAGAATTCCGATCATTGCCGGGATCACTCTTGAAGGGACTGCGGTTGCTTGTGCTGAAGCAAAGCGTGCTGTTGCCGCCGGTGCTTCTGCAGGTCTGCTCTATCCTTCCCATGGTTGGCTTCGCTTTGGTTATCAGCAGGGTGCGCCGCAGGATCGTTATCGCCAGGTCTTTGAAGAAAGCGGACTGCCGCTGATCCTGTTCCAGTATCCGGACGTGACCAAAGCCACTTACAACCTTGATACCCTGCTCGAAATTTCGGCTCAACCCGGCGTATTCGCCATGAAAAACGGTGTCCGCAATATGCGTCGCTGGGATGTTGAGATTCCGATTATCCGTCGCGAGCGTCCCGACTTGCAGATCCTGACCTGCCATGACGAGTATCTGCTGCATACCATGTTCGATGTTGATGGTGCGCTGGTTGGTTACGGCGGTCTGGCCCCCGAGCCGTTGATTGAACTGATCAAGGCTGGCAAAGCCAAGGATTACAAAAAAGCCCGTGAAATTCATGACCAACTGATGCCGGTCACCAGGTCTGTCTATCACCGTGGTTCCCACATGGAAGGCACCGTCGCCCTGAAGTGGGGCTTGGTTGCTCGGGGAATTCTGGAGCACGCAACAGTGCGCCCGCCACTGCTGCCGCTGTGCGAAGGCGCTGACAAAGAGATCGCTGACGCCTTGCGTTCTGCTGGGTTGGTTAAATAA
- a CDS encoding tripartite tricarboxylate transporter TctB family protein: MSSDSKKEIGVGVFFLVFAIAYMVGASKISTFTPFGNRGLDSRSVPELLGILTIILSVTYMVQVWLKERKLKRMREESGDDSVQVADQKDAAAVPESKGTIVSRINKVMPIKLVFSLVFLAVYTALYQPLGFVFSSIFFLIAESFLLVNKDERKKWALFIVLFSIGVSIFIYFIFTQYLTLVLPSGILG; encoded by the coding sequence ATGAGCAGTGATTCGAAAAAAGAGATCGGGGTTGGGGTCTTCTTTTTAGTATTTGCCATAGCATATATGGTTGGAGCATCAAAAATCTCAACATTCACGCCTTTTGGGAATAGAGGTCTTGATTCCCGTTCCGTTCCCGAGCTTTTAGGAATACTCACTATCATTCTTAGTGTTACTTATATGGTTCAAGTTTGGCTTAAAGAACGAAAACTAAAAAGAATGCGGGAAGAAAGTGGGGACGATAGTGTTCAGGTGGCCGATCAGAAGGACGCCGCCGCTGTCCCGGAATCGAAAGGAACGATCGTAAGTCGCATTAACAAGGTGATGCCAATAAAGCTGGTTTTTTCTCTGGTCTTTCTTGCTGTCTATACTGCTCTCTATCAGCCTTTGGGATTTGTTTTTTCCAGTATCTTTTTCTTGATAGCAGAATCATTTCTTCTGGTTAATAAAGATGAAAGAAAGAAGTGGGCTCTTTTTATCGTCCTTTTTTCTATCGGGGTCTCCATCTTTATCTATTTTATCTTTACACAATATCTCACTTTAGTTCTTCCCAGTGGAATATTGGGTTAG
- a CDS encoding TRAP transporter substrate-binding protein, whose protein sequence is MLKKLVRTLPVVLLCLAFALPVAAKGITLRSADTHDKNYPTVQAVLYMGKLLDQWTDGRIKIKVFSGRQLGEEKATIEQTIAGVIDLDRVNLAPLNGFIPETAIPALPYIFRSTEHMHKVMDGEIGQEILAAMAPHGLIGLAFYDSGARSFYNSKRPIKSPADMVGMKIRVQNSDLFVATIEALGAKATPMEFGQVYEALKTGVIDGAENNWPSYESTRHFEVAKYYSLDQHSMSPEVLVMSKRSWDRLSKDDQALVRKAAIESVAVMRDLWNQRVEKSKKVVMAAGNDVIEDIDKQPFIDAMGPVYDRFANTPELKRMVKRIQAVQ, encoded by the coding sequence ATGTTGAAAAAGCTTGTACGTACCCTGCCGGTTGTTTTGCTTTGCTTGGCGTTTGCGCTTCCCGTTGCTGCCAAGGGTATCACCCTGCGCAGTGCTGATACCCACGATAAGAACTATCCGACGGTTCAAGCCGTGCTGTATATGGGCAAGCTGCTCGATCAGTGGACAGATGGGCGGATCAAGATCAAAGTTTTTTCGGGTCGTCAGTTGGGTGAAGAAAAAGCCACGATTGAGCAAACCATTGCCGGTGTCATTGATCTGGATCGGGTCAACCTGGCTCCTTTGAACGGATTTATCCCGGAGACGGCGATTCCTGCTTTGCCCTATATTTTCCGTTCAACCGAGCATATGCACAAAGTTATGGATGGTGAAATCGGCCAGGAAATCCTTGCTGCCATGGCTCCTCATGGCCTGATCGGGCTGGCTTTTTATGATTCCGGTGCCCGTTCCTTCTATAACTCCAAACGGCCGATCAAATCACCGGCCGATATGGTTGGCATGAAGATCCGGGTGCAGAACTCCGACCTGTTTGTCGCAACCATAGAAGCTCTGGGGGCAAAAGCCACGCCGATGGAGTTTGGCCAGGTTTATGAAGCCCTGAAAACCGGTGTTATCGACGGCGCTGAAAACAACTGGCCGTCCTATGAGTCGACCCGCCACTTCGAAGTTGCCAAATATTACTCGCTTGACCAGCATTCCATGTCTCCTGAAGTCCTGGTCATGTCCAAGCGCAGCTGGGATAGATTAAGCAAAGACGATCAGGCTCTGGTTCGCAAAGCAGCCATCGAATCAGTTGCCGTGATGCGTGATCTGTGGAACCAGCGGGTTGAAAAATCCAAGAAGGTGGTCATGGCTGCCGGTAATGACGTCATCGAAGATATCGATAAGCAACCTTTCATCGATGCCATGGGGCCGGTGTATGACCGTTTCGCCAACACCCCGGAGCTGAAAAGGATGGTTAAACGGATTCAGGCGGTTCAGTAA